A window of the Dyadobacter pollutisoli genome harbors these coding sequences:
- a CDS encoding BatD family protein, whose translation MDQPLLISVVLRDAETRPAVIFPEIKDLEKRSKSATSSISTVDGKKVVIQTITQEYYAVKPGNYLIPEFTMIINGVKLRSEETMAVFSQGAIAAETNAEPAGNSILEQDLGDNDRDIFLSVQTDKKDVYIRQGFALRISLYIAENAPVEMEFYRFNEQLQSILKKLRPVNCWEENVGIEEIVKRRVTIRKRKYTEYNMYQARLFPITSEDIVFPSITLNMLVTDNNGAVNVDRKVVRAFMSRPTKISVRQLPDHPLRDQVAVGQYSLKENLSSKLVYPGESIRYMFKVEGVGNIAAIPDPVTQASSSFDIYPPEKSQVIKRSYQGVIGEKTFDYFVVPRKDGTFALARYFQWIYFDSTKQKYDTLRSSRTLEVKGEDYRLANLSLSGSAGLYDNLESLDSSNESINYKQILKDATNAIVVILLITMIWVFRK comes from the coding sequence TTGGATCAACCCTTGCTGATTTCAGTTGTGCTCCGGGATGCTGAGACAAGGCCCGCTGTCATTTTTCCGGAAATTAAAGACTTGGAGAAGCGGAGTAAATCCGCTACCAGTTCGATCAGTACCGTTGATGGGAAAAAGGTCGTTATACAAACTATCACACAAGAATACTACGCAGTTAAGCCCGGGAATTATCTGATCCCGGAGTTTACAATGATTATTAATGGGGTAAAGCTGCGCTCGGAAGAAACAATGGCCGTGTTTTCTCAGGGTGCGATTGCAGCTGAAACCAATGCCGAGCCAGCTGGCAATTCGATATTGGAACAGGATCTTGGAGATAATGATCGGGATATCTTTCTTTCCGTGCAGACCGATAAAAAAGATGTATACATCCGACAGGGCTTTGCATTAAGAATATCTCTCTATATCGCAGAAAATGCCCCGGTAGAGATGGAATTTTATAGGTTTAATGAACAGCTTCAATCTATTTTGAAGAAACTGAGACCTGTCAATTGCTGGGAGGAGAATGTTGGCATTGAAGAAATAGTAAAACGGAGAGTAACGATACGGAAAAGGAAATACACGGAATACAACATGTATCAGGCCCGACTTTTCCCGATAACCTCGGAGGATATTGTATTTCCGTCGATTACACTGAACATGCTGGTAACGGATAATAATGGGGCGGTAAATGTAGACAGGAAAGTCGTCAGGGCTTTTATGTCGCGGCCTACAAAGATATCGGTAAGGCAGCTTCCCGACCATCCGCTAAGAGATCAGGTAGCGGTCGGCCAATACAGTTTAAAGGAAAATCTGTCCAGCAAGCTGGTCTATCCCGGAGAAAGTATCCGGTATATGTTTAAAGTGGAAGGTGTCGGAAACATTGCGGCTATTCCCGACCCTGTCACACAGGCAAGTTCTTCTTTCGATATTTATCCACCTGAAAAGAGCCAGGTAATTAAAAGAAGTTATCAAGGTGTGATCGGGGAGAAAACTTTTGATTACTTTGTTGTGCCAAGAAAGGATGGCACATTTGCCCTCGCGCGGTATTTTCAATGGATTTATTTTGATTCGACCAAACAGAAATATGATACGCTGCGATCGTCCAGGACCCTTGAAGTAAAGGGAGAGGATTATCGACTCGCAAATCTGTCATTAAGCGGCTCAGCGGGTTTGTACGACAATTTGGAAAGCCTTGACAGCAGCAATGAAAGCATTAATTATAAACAAATCTTAAAGGACGCAACCAATGCTATTGTAGTCATTTTACTGATCACAATGATTTGGGTATTCAGAAAGTAA
- the aroC gene encoding chorismate synthase, whose amino-acid sequence MGSTYGKIFKIATFGESHGVGIGVVIEGCPAGVTFDTDFIQSELTRRKPGQSRITTQRKEADEFEVLSGVFEGKTTGTPIALIIRNEDQRSKDYSHIAAQFRPSHADYTYQVKYGVRDYRGGGRSSARETAARVAAGALAKLLLAELGVNVQAYVSQVGAMKLEKSYDELDLTETENNAVRCPDPVMAQQMFDYIDSVRKLGDSVGGVVNCVIKGTPAGWGEPVFDKLHAELGKAMLSINAVKGFEYGSGFEGVTLLGSQHNDAFYIDDNEKVHTRTNHSGGIQGGISNGEDIYFKVAFKPVATIMQDQESIDQHGDVAIVQGKGRHDPCVVPRAVPIVEAMAALVLADFYLRNKSSRV is encoded by the coding sequence ATGGGAAGTACATACGGAAAAATTTTCAAGATCGCGACGTTTGGGGAGTCCCATGGCGTGGGGATTGGGGTAGTGATCGAAGGCTGTCCGGCCGGCGTGACATTTGACACAGATTTTATTCAAAGTGAATTGACCCGGCGAAAACCAGGGCAATCGCGGATTACGACGCAGCGAAAAGAGGCAGACGAATTTGAGGTACTGTCGGGGGTATTTGAAGGTAAAACAACCGGTACACCCATCGCATTGATCATTCGAAACGAAGATCAGCGCAGTAAGGATTATTCTCACATTGCAGCACAATTCAGGCCGTCACATGCGGATTATACGTACCAGGTAAAGTATGGTGTAAGGGATTACCGCGGTGGTGGCAGAAGTTCGGCGCGCGAAACGGCAGCCAGAGTTGCAGCAGGGGCATTGGCGAAGCTACTTCTTGCGGAGCTCGGTGTTAACGTCCAGGCATATGTGTCGCAGGTAGGAGCTATGAAGCTCGAAAAGTCCTATGATGAACTGGATTTAACAGAAACCGAAAATAACGCTGTACGCTGCCCGGATCCGGTTATGGCGCAACAAATGTTCGACTACATTGACAGTGTGCGGAAATTGGGAGATTCCGTTGGTGGTGTCGTGAATTGTGTGATTAAAGGTACACCGGCTGGCTGGGGTGAACCGGTCTTTGACAAGCTGCATGCGGAGCTTGGGAAAGCAATGCTAAGCATCAATGCCGTAAAAGGCTTTGAATACGGAAGTGGGTTTGAGGGGGTGACATTGCTGGGATCGCAGCACAATGATGCGTTTTATATTGACGACAACGAAAAGGTACATACCCGTACCAACCATTCAGGTGGAATACAGGGTGGGATTTCCAATGGAGAAGATATTTATTTCAAAGTAGCATTCAAACCGGTGGCGACCATTATGCAGGATCAGGAGAGCATTGATCAGCATGGCGATGTGGCGATTGTGCAAGGCAAGGGAAGGCATGACCCCTGCGTGGTTCCACGTGCGGTGCCTATTGTGGAGGCAATGGCAGCATTGGTACTGGCTGATTTCTATCTACGCAATAAGTCAAGCCGCGTTTAA